The Streptomyces cynarae genome contains a region encoding:
- a CDS encoding SbtR family transcriptional regulator, translating into MRIAGMEQLVTQARTALAEEPEPWAALVRFFRDALSDQGTGGPLLPVVGGRLPATDEVLTAAQRLRCALDDLVDGAHRAGVLRADLTSADLPLRLEHLTPQIPVTGERATALHLRYLDLVLSGLRTPDAGQLVTLRGPAPRWGNSGSCGMRLKADPEPSSPWVQRPGDSWIRPLLPPA; encoded by the coding sequence ATGCGGATCGCGGGGATGGAACAACTCGTCACGCAGGCGCGGACCGCACTCGCCGAAGAGCCCGAGCCCTGGGCCGCGCTCGTTCGCTTCTTCCGCGACGCGTTGTCCGACCAGGGGACGGGCGGTCCGCTCCTCCCCGTGGTCGGTGGTCGGCTGCCGGCCACGGACGAGGTGCTGACCGCAGCACAGCGGTTGCGCTGCGCACTGGACGACCTGGTGGACGGCGCCCACCGGGCGGGCGTGCTGCGTGCCGACCTAACCTCCGCCGACCTCCCCCTGCGGCTCGAACACCTCACCCCGCAGATCCCCGTGACCGGCGAGCGTGCCACCGCGCTGCACCTGCGCTACCTCGACCTGGTCCTCTCCGGACTGCGCACCCCGGACGCCGGCCAGCTCGTGACTCTGCGCGGCCCGGCACCGCGATGGGGGAACTCCGGGAGCTGTGGAATGCGCCTGAAAGCTGATCCGGAACCCAGTTCCCCATGGGTGCAGCGTCCGGGTGATTCCTGGATCAGGCCCCTTCTGCCACCGGCATGA
- a CDS encoding aldehyde dehydrogenase family protein has translation MTAVESPVTLKVVNPATGELITTVPATSAEDVARAAERAEQVFASGVWSQLPVRERAAVLLRLADLMERDTGILARLDSEDAGKPIAECLTGDVPGAVESIRWFAEAADKVFGRIAPGTGHDSLGLMTREPVGVVAAILPWNYPLAMTAWKAGPALAAGNCLLLKPAEATPRSALHLAELASEAGLPEGVLTVLTGHGSVTGTALARSPVVGALSFTGSTETGRRILKDAADSNFKRVSLEMGGKSPQVLMADALAYGDELIDHMIEAAFLTMGQNCTAGSRVLVHRSIAHEVLERFTIAAKRLVIGDPADPRTQVGPLINRAAFDRVAAAVEAARAGGARIHTGGLPHGLPQRGAYYPPTVVTHAPEGSDVLTKELFGPVVTVQSFTSEDEAMHLANATEYGLAASVWTRDLDTALRLARGVQAGVVSVNSYSEGDITTPFGGWKQSGFGGVEKSTNAFDQWTREKTVWIRTR, from the coding sequence ATGACCGCAGTCGAGAGCCCCGTCACGCTGAAGGTCGTCAACCCGGCCACCGGGGAGCTGATCACCACCGTGCCCGCCACGAGCGCGGAAGACGTCGCCAGGGCGGCTGAGCGGGCCGAGCAGGTCTTCGCATCCGGCGTGTGGTCGCAGCTGCCGGTCCGGGAACGCGCCGCGGTGCTGCTGCGGCTCGCCGACCTGATGGAACGCGACACCGGGATTCTGGCCCGGCTGGACAGCGAGGACGCGGGAAAGCCGATCGCGGAGTGCCTCACCGGCGATGTGCCCGGCGCCGTCGAGTCGATCCGCTGGTTCGCCGAAGCCGCTGACAAAGTGTTCGGCAGGATCGCACCCGGAACCGGACACGACAGCCTGGGCCTGATGACTCGGGAGCCGGTCGGCGTGGTGGCGGCGATCCTGCCCTGGAACTATCCGCTGGCGATGACCGCGTGGAAGGCCGGTCCCGCCCTCGCCGCGGGCAACTGCCTGCTGCTCAAGCCCGCCGAGGCGACCCCGCGTTCGGCCCTGCACCTGGCCGAACTCGCCTCGGAGGCCGGCCTCCCCGAGGGGGTCCTCACGGTCCTGACCGGCCACGGCTCCGTCACCGGCACAGCCCTGGCCCGCAGCCCCGTCGTGGGCGCCCTCTCGTTCACCGGCTCCACCGAAACCGGGCGCCGCATCCTCAAGGACGCGGCCGACAGCAACTTCAAACGCGTCTCGCTGGAGATGGGCGGCAAGAGCCCCCAGGTGCTGATGGCCGACGCGCTCGCCTACGGCGACGAGCTCATCGACCACATGATCGAGGCCGCGTTCCTGACGATGGGGCAGAACTGCACGGCCGGTTCCCGCGTCCTGGTCCACCGCAGCATCGCCCACGAGGTGCTGGAGCGGTTCACGATCGCCGCGAAGCGCCTGGTCATCGGCGATCCCGCGGACCCTCGCACTCAGGTGGGGCCACTGATCAACCGGGCGGCCTTCGACCGGGTGGCGGCGGCGGTGGAAGCCGCCCGGGCCGGTGGAGCCCGCATTCACACCGGAGGGCTGCCGCACGGCCTGCCGCAGCGTGGGGCCTACTACCCGCCCACCGTGGTCACCCACGCGCCCGAAGGCAGCGACGTGCTCACCAAGGAACTGTTCGGCCCCGTCGTCACCGTCCAGAGCTTCACCTCCGAAGACGAGGCGATGCACCTGGCGAACGCCACCGAATACGGGCTCGCCGCCTCGGTGTGGACCCGCGACCTCGACACCGCCCTCAGGTTGGCACGCGGCGTCCAAGCCGGCGTGGTCTCCGTCAACTCCTACAGCGAGGGCGACATCACCACACCCTTCGGCGGCTGGAAACAGTCAGGGTTCGGAGGCGTGGAGAAATCGACCAACGCCTTCGACCAGTGGACCCGGGAGAAGACCGTCTGGATCCGCACTCGGTGA
- a CDS encoding SDR family NAD(P)-dependent oxidoreductase translates to MSGFDFHDKVMLVTGGAGGIGSAMCRRFAAGGARCVVVDIDGARAKQVAAELPGAGHTAIGCDLVDRAQVEHLFDQVSHAYGRLDVLVNNVGMTSAERFDVRSVESIEQEITLNLTSPLVATRIAIPLLQASLDARVVTTVSLGGIFPLGETPIYTASKFGLRGAMLAIGLDLRTKGILAGSVLPSATDTRMLRQEAVDGGNSMQFQDPPQQPADVVAAVVALLDKPRLEAYPRTGESRLVRLAMLAPNLLPKVFPLFRQRGERGMARYLEELRRRGLARQVDGRWELVEEK, encoded by the coding sequence ATGAGCGGCTTCGACTTCCATGACAAGGTCATGCTGGTGACCGGCGGCGCCGGTGGGATCGGCAGCGCGATGTGCCGTCGCTTCGCCGCCGGGGGCGCCCGCTGCGTGGTCGTCGACATCGACGGGGCCCGTGCCAAGCAGGTCGCCGCCGAGCTTCCCGGCGCCGGACACACCGCCATCGGCTGCGACCTGGTGGACCGGGCCCAGGTGGAGCACCTCTTCGATCAGGTCTCCCACGCGTACGGCCGCCTCGACGTGCTCGTCAACAACGTCGGAATGACCAGCGCCGAACGCTTCGACGTGCGCAGCGTCGAGAGCATCGAGCAGGAGATCACCCTCAACCTGACCTCGCCGCTGGTCGCCACCAGGATCGCGATCCCGCTGCTGCAGGCGTCCCTGGACGCCCGCGTGGTCACCACCGTCTCCCTCGGCGGGATCTTCCCCCTGGGCGAGACCCCGATCTACACGGCCTCGAAGTTCGGGCTGCGCGGGGCGATGCTCGCCATTGGGCTCGACCTGAGGACCAAGGGCATCCTGGCCGGTTCGGTGCTGCCGTCGGCGACCGACACCCGCATGCTGCGCCAGGAAGCCGTGGACGGCGGGAACTCCATGCAGTTCCAGGACCCACCCCAGCAGCCCGCCGACGTCGTGGCGGCCGTGGTGGCCCTGCTCGACAAGCCCCGCCTGGAGGCGTACCCCCGGACAGGTGAGTCCCGTCTGGTCCGGCTCGCGATGCTGGCGCCGAACCTGTTGCCGAAGGTGTTCCCGCTGTTCCGGCAGAGGGGTGAGCGCGGCATGGCCCGCTATCTCGAGGAGCTGCGCCGCCGGGGACTGGCCCGGCAGGTCGACGGGCGCTGGGAACTGGTGGAGGAGAAATGA
- a CDS encoding flavin-containing monooxygenase, translated as MGNVQYDTCVIGAGPAGLAVARALMERDLPYTHLERHTGPGGIWDIDNPGSPMYESAHFISSRTLSGFGGFPMPDEFADYPPHWQILSYLKSFADAYRLTERIQFGVEVESVEKNADGTWAVTRTDGERTVHSHVVVCTGSQWHPNVPELPGNFTGEVRHTVGYRSAEALRGKRVLVVGAGNSGCDIACDAARSADHAVISMRRGYWFIPKHLFGRPVDTIANDGPHLPMWLAQRVFGTLLRILNGDPTRLGLQKPDHKLFETHPTINSMLIHHLQHGDITAKPGIARTEGRTVHFTDGTRDDFDLILLATGYVHKVPVAQRYFGDEQHPDLYLSSFSREHRGLFGVGFVETNSGAYRLFDTQAQLIAGHIHDARHRLPNAERFAAMIRTDRPDLSGGIKFVDSPRHTGYVDSGALVKHLARIAAEMGWRTEGRPPRVRPLRDVEAVS; from the coding sequence ATGGGAAATGTTCAGTACGACACGTGCGTGATCGGAGCGGGTCCTGCCGGGCTGGCGGTCGCCAGAGCCCTGATGGAGCGGGATCTGCCGTACACGCATCTCGAGCGGCACACTGGGCCCGGCGGCATCTGGGACATCGACAACCCCGGCAGCCCGATGTACGAGTCGGCCCATTTCATTTCCAGCAGGACTCTCTCGGGCTTCGGAGGATTTCCCATGCCCGACGAATTCGCAGACTATCCCCCGCACTGGCAGATCCTCTCGTACCTGAAATCCTTCGCCGACGCCTACCGACTGACGGAGCGCATCCAGTTCGGCGTCGAGGTCGAAAGCGTCGAGAAGAACGCCGACGGCACCTGGGCGGTCACCCGGACCGACGGAGAGCGAACCGTGCACAGCCACGTCGTGGTGTGCACCGGTTCCCAGTGGCACCCCAACGTCCCGGAACTGCCCGGGAACTTCACCGGCGAGGTGCGCCACACGGTCGGCTACCGCAGCGCCGAGGCACTGCGCGGCAAGCGGGTGCTGGTCGTGGGAGCGGGGAACTCCGGCTGCGACATCGCGTGCGACGCGGCCCGCAGCGCCGACCACGCGGTGATCAGCATGCGCCGCGGCTACTGGTTCATCCCCAAGCACCTCTTCGGCCGGCCGGTGGACACCATCGCGAACGACGGGCCGCACCTGCCGATGTGGCTGGCGCAGCGGGTCTTCGGCACCCTCCTGCGGATCCTCAACGGCGACCCGACGCGCCTGGGCCTGCAGAAGCCGGACCACAAGCTGTTCGAGACCCACCCCACGATCAACTCGATGCTGATCCACCACCTCCAGCACGGGGACATCACCGCCAAGCCGGGCATCGCCCGCACCGAGGGCAGGACGGTCCACTTCACGGACGGCACCCGCGACGACTTCGACCTGATCCTGCTGGCCACCGGTTACGTCCACAAGGTGCCGGTCGCACAGAGGTACTTCGGCGACGAGCAGCACCCCGACCTGTACCTGTCGTCGTTCTCCCGCGAGCACCGGGGCCTGTTCGGAGTCGGCTTCGTCGAGACCAACTCCGGCGCGTACCGGCTCTTCGACACCCAGGCCCAGCTGATCGCCGGGCACATCCACGACGCACGTCACCGGCTGCCGAACGCGGAGCGCTTCGCCGCCATGATCCGTACCGACCGCCCGGACCTGTCCGGCGGCATCAAGTTCGTCGACTCCCCACGGCACACCGGCTACGTCGACAGCGGGGCCCTCGTGAAGCACCTCGCCAGGATCGCGGCCGAGATGGGCTGGCGCACCGAAGGCCGACCGCCGCGCGTGCGGCCCCTGCGGGACGTGGAGGCGGTGTCATGA
- a CDS encoding MFS transporter, with product MATVFAAQGAAVAAVSTTVPAVKERLALSPLTMTVLVVAVALSAGVGSFAGLAVIRRLGLVAAMRAAVVATAVALLLIGWAPDRAAAAVAYGLFGMALGCIDVSANTRAAAVERHYGRSIFASFYAAWSAAGVAAALLTAGTAHLGWSAEYTLTAQAGLVLTLALTVRSHALPTDSPLAVSDHEESVVLGRGLWVRLAPFGLVLLVAYVIDSTVSSWSTLYLRQTLDTALSVAPLAYAAYQVGTVTGRACADHLVRTIGPVAVVRAATLLTATALAGLAAAPAWPYAVLAAACTGLGVSALVPLCLASAGRLRPGAAEAVLARMNVFNYTGVLVGGAASGVLGSTGHFRLAYAIPAALALAILATARSFDHRFTS from the coding sequence GTGGCGACGGTGTTCGCCGCCCAGGGAGCAGCGGTGGCCGCGGTGTCCACCACGGTGCCCGCGGTCAAGGAGCGTCTCGCGCTCTCTCCGCTGACGATGACCGTGCTCGTCGTGGCCGTCGCGCTGAGCGCGGGCGTCGGCAGCTTCGCCGGACTGGCCGTGATCCGACGTCTGGGGCTGGTCGCCGCCATGCGGGCCGCCGTCGTGGCGACCGCCGTGGCTCTGCTGCTGATCGGCTGGGCTCCCGACCGGGCCGCGGCCGCGGTGGCCTACGGGCTGTTCGGCATGGCGCTCGGGTGCATCGACGTGTCGGCGAACACCCGGGCCGCGGCTGTCGAACGCCACTACGGCCGGAGCATCTTCGCCTCCTTCTACGCCGCCTGGAGCGCAGCAGGCGTCGCGGCCGCTCTCCTCACGGCGGGCACGGCTCACCTCGGCTGGTCCGCCGAGTACACCCTGACTGCACAGGCCGGCCTCGTCCTGACCCTCGCCCTGACCGTCCGCTCCCACGCGCTTCCCACCGACTCGCCACTCGCCGTGTCCGACCATGAGGAGTCCGTCGTGCTCGGTCGCGGACTGTGGGTGAGACTCGCCCCGTTCGGCCTTGTCCTGCTGGTCGCTTATGTCATCGACTCCACAGTCTCTTCGTGGTCCACGCTCTATCTCCGCCAGACCCTGGACACCGCCTTGTCCGTCGCACCTCTGGCCTATGCGGCCTACCAGGTCGGCACCGTCACGGGGCGGGCCTGCGCCGACCACCTCGTACGCACGATCGGCCCCGTGGCCGTGGTCCGTGCCGCCACCCTGCTCACCGCCACGGCGCTGGCCGGATTGGCAGCCGCACCCGCCTGGCCGTACGCGGTCCTGGCCGCCGCGTGCACCGGGCTGGGGGTCTCCGCACTCGTCCCCCTGTGTCTCGCGTCCGCCGGACGTCTGCGACCGGGGGCGGCCGAAGCGGTCCTGGCCCGTATGAACGTCTTCAACTACACGGGTGTGCTCGTCGGTGGGGCAGCCAGCGGAGTCCTCGGGTCCACCGGCCACTTCCGACTCGCCTACGCGATCCCCGCCGCGCTGGCCCTCGCGATCCTGGCGACCGCACGATCCTTCGACCACCGGTTCACGTCGTAG
- a CDS encoding AraC family transcriptional regulator, whose translation MPDAPAPVTSPGTSRSTSATIAPNILRYLTRVAGESGVDLQPLLTRVGLDPTVMGSAALRVSYRQGSDVIRQAVERTGDEHLGLRVGAAQHLTAWGLIGLAMMAADTLQDAIEAGVRYQNLSGAMTVWSARWEDVGYVLRADLPDPALDPTVAVFLIEEAYSSVVTLTRLSVGSAFAPQAVEFAFPAPRDTRPFDELFRCPLRFDAAGNRMVIPTRWARAAMPGRDPITYDSVLDVLEKEMASRRDQQDLLEVLEISIAQSLPAVPSFLEQARRHASSERTLRRRLAECGTTYEAIVDGVRREQVEQLLRRPELTLRDITRQAGFADVSALRRAVRRWHGVTPLELRTGLLKREAPPGRRDT comes from the coding sequence ATGCCCGATGCCCCCGCCCCGGTCACTTCTCCTGGAACGAGCCGCAGCACCTCGGCCACCATCGCGCCGAACATCCTCCGCTACCTCACCCGGGTCGCCGGCGAGTCCGGCGTCGACCTGCAGCCGCTGCTGACCCGGGTCGGGCTGGACCCGACCGTGATGGGCTCCGCCGCCCTGCGGGTCTCCTACCGGCAGGGCAGCGACGTCATCCGCCAGGCGGTGGAGCGGACCGGGGACGAGCACCTGGGGCTGCGCGTGGGCGCGGCGCAGCACCTGACCGCGTGGGGGCTGATCGGCTTGGCCATGATGGCTGCCGACACTCTCCAGGACGCCATCGAGGCCGGCGTGCGCTATCAGAACCTTTCCGGGGCGATGACGGTGTGGTCGGCCCGCTGGGAGGACGTCGGCTACGTGTTGCGCGCCGATCTGCCGGACCCCGCACTGGATCCGACCGTCGCCGTCTTCCTGATCGAGGAGGCGTACTCCAGCGTCGTCACCCTCACCCGCCTGAGCGTCGGCTCCGCATTCGCTCCCCAGGCGGTCGAGTTCGCCTTCCCCGCCCCGCGCGACACGCGCCCGTTCGACGAACTGTTCCGCTGCCCGCTGCGCTTCGACGCTGCCGGCAACCGCATGGTGATCCCCACTCGGTGGGCCCGTGCGGCCATGCCGGGGCGGGACCCCATCACCTACGATTCGGTGCTCGACGTGCTGGAGAAGGAGATGGCGTCACGGCGCGACCAGCAGGACCTGCTCGAGGTGCTGGAGATCTCCATCGCGCAGAGCCTTCCCGCCGTCCCCTCCTTCCTCGAGCAGGCCCGCCGGCACGCGTCCAGCGAACGCACTCTGCGCCGTCGCCTGGCCGAGTGCGGCACCACCTACGAGGCGATCGTCGACGGGGTACGCCGCGAGCAGGTCGAACAGCTGTTGCGACGACCGGAACTGACGCTCCGTGACATCACACGCCAGGCGGGTTTCGCCGACGTGAGTGCACTGCGGCGGGCGGTGCGCCGGTGGCACGGAGTGACCCCGCTCGAGTTGCGCACCGGACTGCTGAAGCGGGAGGCGCCCCCCGGCCGGCGAGACACGTGA
- the aspA gene encoding aspartate ammonia-lyase, translating into MTARATRSEHDLIGDRDVPAEAYWGIHTLRARENFPITGTPISAYPHLIDALAAVKEAAALANEELGLLEPRKAAAIVEACREIREGKLHDQFVVDVIQGGAGTSTNMNANEVIANRALELLGHAKGEYRHLHPNEDVNLGQSTNDVYPTAVKIATVWAVHGLLRAMSVLQDAFAAKAVEFRDILKMGRTQLQDAVPMTLGQEFSAYAVMIEEDRGRLAEAVELIQEINLGATAIGTGLNAPVGYAESARRHLAEITGLPLVTAANLVEATQDCGAFVQMSGVLKRIAVKLSKSCNDLRLLSSGPRAGLNEINLPPVQAGSSIMPGKVNPVIPEVVNQVAFEVIGNDVTITMAAEAGQLQLNAFEPVILHSLSESITHLERACLTLAERCVCGITANTEALRASVENSIGLITALNPHIGYAAATEIAKEALATGCGVAELVLERGLLPAETLADLLRPEVVAGRSQVLARRACDTGGGPERRVPSVARE; encoded by the coding sequence ATGACCGCCAGAGCCACCCGCAGCGAGCACGACTTGATCGGCGACCGCGACGTACCCGCCGAGGCGTACTGGGGCATCCACACCCTGCGCGCCCGGGAGAACTTCCCCATCACAGGGACGCCGATCTCCGCCTACCCGCACCTGATCGACGCCCTCGCCGCCGTCAAGGAGGCCGCCGCCCTCGCCAACGAGGAACTCGGCCTGCTGGAGCCGAGGAAGGCGGCCGCCATCGTGGAGGCCTGCCGGGAGATCCGCGAAGGCAAGCTGCACGACCAGTTCGTGGTCGACGTCATCCAGGGCGGCGCGGGCACCTCGACCAACATGAACGCCAACGAGGTGATCGCGAACCGGGCGCTGGAACTGCTGGGGCACGCCAAGGGCGAGTACCGGCACCTGCACCCCAACGAGGACGTCAACCTCGGCCAGTCCACCAACGACGTCTACCCGACCGCCGTCAAGATCGCGACCGTGTGGGCGGTGCACGGTCTGCTCAGGGCCATGTCCGTGCTCCAGGACGCCTTCGCCGCCAAGGCGGTCGAGTTCCGCGACATCCTCAAAATGGGCCGCACCCAGCTGCAGGACGCGGTGCCGATGACGCTCGGGCAGGAGTTCTCCGCATACGCGGTCATGATCGAGGAGGATCGCGGCCGACTCGCCGAGGCGGTGGAGCTGATCCAGGAGATCAACCTCGGTGCCACGGCGATCGGCACCGGGCTCAACGCCCCCGTCGGGTACGCCGAATCGGCCCGCCGCCACCTCGCCGAGATCACCGGGCTGCCGCTGGTCACCGCCGCCAACCTGGTCGAGGCCACCCAGGACTGCGGCGCCTTCGTCCAGATGTCCGGCGTCCTCAAGCGGATCGCCGTCAAGCTCTCCAAGAGCTGCAACGACCTGCGCCTGCTGTCCTCCGGGCCGCGCGCGGGCCTGAACGAGATCAACCTGCCGCCGGTACAGGCCGGTTCGAGCATCATGCCGGGCAAGGTGAACCCGGTGATCCCGGAGGTGGTCAACCAGGTCGCCTTCGAGGTGATCGGCAACGACGTCACCATCACGATGGCCGCCGAGGCCGGTCAGCTCCAGCTCAACGCCTTCGAGCCGGTCATCCTGCACTCCCTCTCCGAGAGCATCACGCACCTGGAGCGCGCCTGCCTCACCCTCGCCGAGCGCTGCGTCTGCGGCATCACCGCCAACACCGAGGCTCTGCGCGCGAGCGTGGAGAACTCCATCGGCCTGATCACCGCCCTCAACCCGCACATCGGGTACGCGGCCGCCACCGAGATCGCCAAGGAGGCCCTCGCCACCGGCTGCGGAGTCGCGGAACTCGTCCTGGAACGAGGACTGTTGCCCGCCGAGACGCTCGCCGACCTGCTGCGGCCCGAGGTCGTGGCCGGAAGGAGCCAGGTACTGGCCCGACGGGCCTGCGACACCGGGGGCGGCCCGGAGCGTCGCGTCCCGTCCGTTGCCCGCGAGTGA
- a CDS encoding NAD(P)/FAD-dependent oxidoreductase, with product MKQIPYWMDTAPALPDRSGKDLPDEADVVVIGGGLTGLSTAYHAARKGARVVLVEKDQVGSGASGRNGSHCNPGITISPAQARQRYGQERARELYDAFRVAVDLVEEIAVREKIDCDFHRAGRLGLVCKPKHLEGMHAKQRDLAENFGHETVVLSKSELRAELGSDHYHGALLDPLGAALHVGKFVVGLADAAERAGAEIHERNAATGLTRLPGGGFVVETMRGTIRAKQVMAATDAYTDNSMPWFRKRLINVGSFIIVTEPLGEARAKELIPNGRLLVAHKNVGNYIRLTPDNRLAFGGRARFAPSNPASDVKSGDILKREMTEIFPQLAGVRIDYVWGGMVGFSWDRIPHAGDVNGLYYSMGYCGHGVQMATYMGRAVAEMMDGKPEANPMRGFGFPKVPVPFYNGTPWFLPFGGAYYKAKDKLL from the coding sequence ATGAAGCAGATCCCCTACTGGATGGACACAGCCCCCGCCCTGCCCGACCGTTCCGGGAAGGACCTGCCCGACGAGGCGGATGTGGTGGTGATCGGCGGCGGCCTCACCGGCCTGTCCACCGCTTACCACGCCGCCCGTAAGGGTGCCCGGGTCGTCCTGGTCGAGAAGGACCAGGTCGGTTCGGGCGCCTCCGGGCGCAACGGCAGCCACTGCAACCCCGGCATCACCATCAGCCCGGCCCAGGCCCGCCAGCGCTACGGGCAGGAACGTGCTCGCGAGCTCTACGACGCGTTCCGCGTCGCAGTGGACCTCGTCGAGGAGATTGCGGTCAGGGAGAAGATCGACTGCGACTTCCACCGTGCCGGGCGCCTCGGCTTGGTCTGCAAGCCCAAGCACCTCGAGGGCATGCACGCCAAGCAGCGCGACCTGGCGGAGAACTTCGGTCACGAGACGGTCGTCCTGAGCAAGAGCGAGCTGCGCGCCGAGCTGGGCTCGGACCACTACCACGGCGCCCTGCTCGACCCGCTCGGCGCGGCCCTGCACGTGGGCAAGTTCGTCGTCGGCCTGGCAGACGCCGCCGAGCGTGCCGGTGCCGAGATCCACGAGCGCAACGCCGCCACCGGCCTCACCCGCCTCCCTGGCGGCGGCTTCGTGGTGGAGACCATGCGCGGCACCATCCGTGCCAAGCAGGTCATGGCGGCGACGGATGCCTACACCGACAATTCGATGCCGTGGTTCCGCAAGCGGCTGATCAACGTCGGCAGCTTCATCATCGTGACCGAGCCGCTGGGGGAGGCGCGCGCCAAGGAGCTCATCCCCAACGGCCGCCTGCTGGTCGCCCACAAGAATGTCGGCAACTACATCCGTCTCACGCCGGACAACCGCCTCGCCTTCGGCGGCCGGGCCCGATTCGCCCCTTCCAATCCGGCGTCCGACGTCAAGAGCGGCGACATCCTCAAGCGGGAGATGACGGAGATCTTCCCGCAGCTGGCGGGGGTGCGGATCGACTACGTCTGGGGCGGCATGGTCGGCTTCTCCTGGGACCGCATCCCGCACGCGGGTGACGTCAACGGCCTGTACTACTCCATGGGTTACTGCGGTCACGGCGTGCAGATGGCCACGTACATGGGCCGCGCGGTCGCCGAGATGATGGACGGCAAGCCCGAGGCCAACCCGATGCGCGGCTTCGGCTTCCCGAAGGTGCCCGTCCCCTTCTACAACGGCACTCCCTGGTTCCTGCCGTTCGGCGGCGCGTACTACAAGGCGAAGGACAAGCTGCTCTGA
- a CDS encoding haloacid dehalogenase type II yields the protein MREIVTFDAYATLINFELGPTTLRVLEDRLDLDNLDVDEFLDDFRVMRFQAVLEAYRPYHEVLHSSLRNAMRLHGLEYRETDGEALVDAVPTFGPWPEVPEALRKLKTKYEIAIISNSDDNLIARNVENIGVEFDYVITAQQAGAYKPDRQTFKHAFRTMGVESSQVIHVAQGWEYDHIPTRDLGLKRRVWINRYGRKGSADYQPYDELPDLSGLPKLLGC from the coding sequence ATGCGAGAGATCGTCACCTTCGACGCCTATGCAACCCTGATCAACTTCGAGCTCGGCCCCACGACCCTGAGGGTCCTCGAGGACCGGCTCGACCTGGACAACCTGGATGTCGACGAGTTCCTCGACGACTTCCGCGTCATGCGCTTCCAGGCCGTCCTGGAGGCCTACCGCCCCTACCACGAGGTCCTGCACTCCAGCCTGCGCAACGCCATGCGCCTGCACGGCCTGGAGTACCGCGAGACCGACGGCGAGGCCCTCGTGGACGCCGTCCCCACCTTCGGCCCCTGGCCGGAGGTCCCGGAGGCCCTGCGGAAGCTGAAGACCAAGTACGAGATCGCCATCATCTCCAACTCCGACGACAACCTGATCGCGCGGAACGTCGAGAACATCGGCGTCGAGTTCGACTACGTCATCACCGCCCAGCAGGCCGGTGCCTACAAGCCGGACCGCCAGACCTTCAAGCACGCCTTCCGGACCATGGGTGTCGAGTCGTCGCAGGTCATCCACGTCGCGCAGGGCTGGGAGTACGACCACATCCCGACCCGCGACCTGGGCCTGAAGCGCCGGGTGTGGATCAACCGCTACGGCCGCAAGGGCAGCGCCGACTACCAGCCGTACGACGAGCTGCCCGACCTGTCGGGCCTGCCGAAGCTGCTCGGCTGCTGA
- a CDS encoding aldo/keto reductase, giving the protein MKGRRDDVVLATKFGMEMGREADLYGRRGARPYIRYAVEASLRRLGTDRIDLYQYHEPDGVTPLDETVAALLELVDEGKIRYIGCSNLPAEHLTDAFVSAQARYHLLDRSVEYDLIPACLRHGVGLLPYYPLANGLLSGKYRRGEAPPPGSRLSWRQGWLTDEALEKVEALTAYGTERGLALLQVAVGGLAALPAVGSVICGAMTPEQVTANAAAADWIPDAADLAALDAIVAPGERVV; this is encoded by the coding sequence TTGAAGGGGCGCCGGGACGATGTCGTCCTGGCCACCAAGTTCGGTATGGAGATGGGGCGCGAGGCCGACCTGTACGGCCGGCGGGGCGCCCGCCCCTACATCCGGTACGCGGTCGAGGCGTCGCTGCGCCGGCTCGGCACCGACCGGATCGACCTGTACCAGTACCACGAGCCGGACGGCGTCACCCCGCTCGACGAGACGGTCGCCGCACTGCTGGAGCTGGTCGACGAGGGCAAGATCAGGTACATCGGCTGCTCCAACCTCCCGGCCGAGCACCTCACCGACGCCTTCGTGTCCGCCCAGGCCCGCTACCACCTGCTCGACCGCAGCGTGGAGTACGACCTGATCCCCGCCTGCCTGCGCCACGGCGTCGGTCTCCTCCCGTACTACCCGCTGGCCAACGGCCTGCTCAGCGGCAAGTACCGCCGCGGCGAGGCACCCCCGCCCGGCAGCCGCCTGTCCTGGCGGCAGGGCTGGCTCACCGACGAGGCCCTGGAGAAGGTCGAGGCCCTCACCGCGTACGGCACCGAACGCGGCCTGGCCCTCCTCCAGGTCGCGGTGGGCGGACTGGCCGCCCTGCCCGCCGTCGGCTCCGTCATCTGCGGCGCCATGACACCCGAACAGGTCACCGCCAACGCGGCGGCGGCCGACTGGATCCCCGACGCGGCCGACCTGGCCGCACTGGACGCGATCGTTGCCCCCGGCGAACGCGTCGTCTGA